The region CCCCAGTTCGAATTTCACACCAAGACTCTTTAGATGCGTCACCCAGGGATCGATCCACTGCGCACTCGTCGGTCCGTTGAGGACCCTGTCGAACCCCTTGCAGTCGTAGTCGTTGCCCAGCAGCAGAATGGACCACACCGACGCCTCGCCGACCAGCCCGATCGAATGTGCGCTGGCGTCACGGGATTTCGAGGCCGCGAGGTTGCGGATGATTCCGTCGGCGAGGTAGCGGTTGTACTCGCGGGATTTGTTGTTCGCGCCGATGTAGTCCTCCCACGTCATCTGGTCCCACTGGCCGAGCTTTCGTTCGTCACAACTGGTGACGTAGACGGCCAGTTTCTGCGCGGCGTACAGCGCCTCCGGTGGCGGCAGCCGAAGCAGCGTCTCGAACACTGTGGCCACCGAGTCGGTGAACGCCTTGGGCGTGATCGGGTTCGGCAGAGTCGGCAGCGGAAACGGCAGCGGGATGGTCAGGTCGTGCCGACCCATCCCGGAATGCAGATAAGACGTTGCGCGGGTGAGGTTTTCCCACACGCCGTGGGAGTTGCCCGCAAACGGGATCCGCCGCATCGTGTCGGTGACATTGCGGTAGAAGCCGGGAAAGAACCGGAACCCGTGCTCGGCGGGCAACGGTTCGGCGCCCGAATTGGGCACCGCGATCGAGCGGGCCTTACCGCCCAGTGCCTTCCGCTCGTACACGGTGACCGCGAATCCGCGCTCGGCGAGTTCGTGCGCGGCGGTCAACCCCGCGACGCCCGCGCCGAACACCGCGACCGACTTACCCGGCGGCGCGGCCTTCGCGGATGCCGCGGGGGTCAACGCGGCGGCCACCCCTGCCGTCGTCATACCGCGCAGAAATGTCCTGCGCGGCACGCGCACCGACTCGGCCCGACCCGCCATGGTGTCACTAAGTTAATCGCCATTCCGCAATGGAGACGTCAATGCCCTCCGGTGTGTCGGCATCTCAGCCCGATAAGTGAACTTCGGATCCGCTGTGGGCACAGCGGTCTCCTGATCGCGGGATCATTTCACCCGGTTTGCACCTTTAGTGTGTGCAGGACTGCGATACGACACGGGAAGAAGAGGTGAAGTCGATGGCCGAACACGACCTCGCTGCATTGTGGGATGCGCACTGCAGGGCCGAGTTCGAGACCCGCGACGTCGACGCCACCATGGCGACCATGGTGGCCGAGCCGTACGTGAACCACATTCCGACGATGACCGGCGGGGTCGGCTTCACGAAGCTGCGTGAGTTCTACGCCAACCATTTCATCGGGTTGAACCCCGATGACATGGAGCTGTTCCCGGTGAGCCGCACCGTGGGTGAGAGTTCCGTCGTCGACGAGTTCATCCTGCGGTTCACCCACACCACCCGGATCGACTGGATGCTGCCAGGGATCGAGCCCACCGGGCGTTGGGTCGAGGTGCCGATGGTCGCGGTGGTGCAGTTCGAGGGCGACAAGCTCACCCATGAACACATCTACTGGGACCAGGCCAGTGTGCTCGTCCAGTTGGGCTTGCTCGACCCGCACGGGCTGCCGGTGGCCGGGGTGGAAACCGCGCACAAGGTGCTCGACGCTTCGCTGCCAAGCAACGCGCTGATGACTGGCTAGATAACTCCGCTGACGATCCGGCGCGCGTGCACGGACTCCAGCACGGTGCGCATCGCCTCCGCGCTTTGGCGCCAGGAGAATTCACTGCTGCGGGCCTGCGCCTTGGCGCCGAGTTGGTCGCGCAGCACCCGGTCGGTCAACAACCGGTGCAGCACCTCGACGAGGTCGTCACGGTCGTCGACCAGCAGCCCGGTCACCCCGTCGACGATCGAGTCCGTCAACCCGCCCGAGGACCGGTAGCCGATCGTGGGCACGCAATGCTGCCCCGCCTCAGGCACGGCCAAGGCCCATCCTTCCTTGCGGGACGGCAGCACCTGCACCCAAGACTGTTGCAGCACTTGGTGTTTGGTCTCGTCGTCGACGTGGCCGTGGAACGTCACCGCGTCGGAGATGCCCAGCAGCGCGGCGTGTTCGACCAGCGGCTGCTGCCACCACCCGCCGCCGAGGATGTCCAGGTGCAGATCCGGCAGCCTTGGCCGCAGCGCGGCGACCGCTTCGAGTGCGTCCTCGATCTGCTTGTGCGGCACCAGCCGCGACAGCACGACCACACGCGGCGTCGTCGACCGCGGCACGGTCAGCGTCTGCGGGGGCGCCTCGTCAAGACCGTTGCGCACCACCGCGATCTGAGTGGGCCGCACACCGAGACCGGTGAGGTCCCGCGCGGACGGCAGTGACACCGTGACGTACTGATTGCGGCGGTGCACCCGAGGCGACAGCCTCGACTCGACGAACCAGCCGATCCTGCCCAACACCGGACCCGCCACCGGCCACTGCTCGCGGTGGCAGTGGTGCACCAGCACCGCGACCCGACTGCCGAACGCCCACCGCGCCATGAACGGCAGGCCGTTCTGGGTGTCGATGACGACGTCCGGCCTCGCGTTGCGAAGCGGGCCGAGGCCGATGCGCGCCAGCACCATCGCCAGCCCGGCCCAGATGTAGACGGTGTACGGCCCGCCGGCGCGGCTGATCTGCACGCCGTCTTTGACCTCGCGCCGTCGAGCGCCCGGATAGTGGGCGGTGCGCAGCGTGACCCGCACGCCGGATGCGGCCAGTCGGGCACCGATGCGCTCCAGGTAGGCCTCGCTGCCGCCGCCTTGCGGGTGCCCGGTGTCGCGCCAGCAGAGCAGCAACACGGAGCGGACGGGTGCAGACATCGCCGCCCAGACTAACCGCTGGCTAGGGTCTGGTTGATGGCCGTGACCGATGTCTTCGCCCGGAGGGCGAACCTACGCCGGTCGCTGCGGCTGGCGAGCCAGTTCCGCTACGAGCAGCCCGACCCCGCCCGGTTCTACGGCGCACTCGCCGAGGACACCGCGACGATGGTGGGCGACCTGTGGCGCGGAGTCGGCGGCGCGGCGCCTGCGGGCCGGACCGTCCTCGATATCGGCGGTGGCCCAGGCTATTTCGCAGATGCGTTCCAAGGCGCGGGGATGCGCTACATCGGAGTGGAGCCGGATCCGGCCGAGATGCACGCCGGCCCTGCCGCAGGCGACCGCCGAACCCCGTACGTGCGGGCGTCCGGCACAGCGCTGCCGTTCGCGGACGCCAGCGTCGACATCTGCCTGTCGTCCAACGTCGCCGAGCATGTGCCGCAACCTTGGCGACTGGGCCACGAAATGCTGCGGGTGACCAGGCCCGGCGGCCTGGCGGTGCTGTCGTACACCGTGTGGCTGGGCCCGTTCGGCGGCCACGAGATGGGCCTGACGCACTACCTCGGCGGCGTCCGCGCCGCAGCGCGCTACACCCGCAAACACGGCCATCGACCCAAGAATGACTACGGATCGTCGTTGTTCGCGGTGTCGGTGTCCGACGGCCTGCAGTGGGCCGCGAGCACCGGCGCGCTCGTCGCCGCATTTCCCCGCTACCACCCGCGATGGGCCTGGTGGCTGACCGCCGTTCCAGGGCTGAG is a window of Mycobacterium sp. 3519A DNA encoding:
- a CDS encoding FAD-dependent oxidoreductase, whose protein sequence is MAGRAESVRVPRRTFLRGMTTAGVAAALTPAASAKAAPPGKSVAVFGAGVAGLTAAHELAERGFAVTVYERKALGGKARSIAVPNSGAEPLPAEHGFRFFPGFYRNVTDTMRRIPFAGNSHGVWENLTRATSYLHSGMGRHDLTIPLPFPLPTLPNPITPKAFTDSVATVFETLLRLPPPEALYAAQKLAVYVTSCDERKLGQWDQMTWEDYIGANNKSREYNRYLADGIIRNLAASKSRDASAHSIGLVGEASVWSILLLGNDYDCKGFDRVLNGPTSAQWIDPWVTHLKSLGVKFELGQALSKFTPNGRHIASATVVDAAGLPRTVTADWYVSAVPCEKLAAVLTDDVIAADPRLANVALLRTEWMNGLMFFLKKRVDVTKGHVNYVDSGWAITSISEEQFWKKSLTSYGDGTVKDCLSAIISDWTTPGNFNRKSARDCTPQEIAKEAWTQIKAHLNDTDKVLEDALLHSWFLDPAIIDSGTPNVRNDEPLFIQDPGSWTRRPEAVTGIDNLFLAGEWIKTDQNVTTMEGANEGGRYAANGVLQAAGYGGPMVKIVELFQAPWWAPFKAADRARYRAKLPNILDVFDSRWPT
- a CDS encoding nuclear transport factor 2 family protein, with the protein product MAEHDLAALWDAHCRAEFETRDVDATMATMVAEPYVNHIPTMTGGVGFTKLREFYANHFIGLNPDDMELFPVSRTVGESSVVDEFILRFTHTTRIDWMLPGIEPTGRWVEVPMVAVVQFEGDKLTHEHIYWDQASVLVQLGLLDPHGLPVAGVETAHKVLDASLPSNALMTG
- a CDS encoding glycosyltransferase family 4 protein, with product MSAPVRSVLLLCWRDTGHPQGGGSEAYLERIGARLAASGVRVTLRTAHYPGARRREVKDGVQISRAGGPYTVYIWAGLAMVLARIGLGPLRNARPDVVIDTQNGLPFMARWAFGSRVAVLVHHCHREQWPVAGPVLGRIGWFVESRLSPRVHRRNQYVTVSLPSARDLTGLGVRPTQIAVVRNGLDEAPPQTLTVPRSTTPRVVVLSRLVPHKQIEDALEAVAALRPRLPDLHLDILGGGWWQQPLVEHAALLGISDAVTFHGHVDDETKHQVLQQSWVQVLPSRKEGWALAVPEAGQHCVPTIGYRSSGGLTDSIVDGVTGLLVDDRDDLVEVLHRLLTDRVLRDQLGAKAQARSSEFSWRQSAEAMRTVLESVHARRIVSGVI
- a CDS encoding bifunctional 2-polyprenyl-6-hydroxyphenol methylase/3-demethylubiquinol 3-O-methyltransferase UbiG; this encodes MAVTDVFARRANLRRSLRLASQFRYEQPDPARFYGALAEDTATMVGDLWRGVGGAAPAGRTVLDIGGGPGYFADAFQGAGMRYIGVEPDPAEMHAGPAAGDRRTPYVRASGTALPFADASVDICLSSNVAEHVPQPWRLGHEMLRVTRPGGLAVLSYTVWLGPFGGHEMGLTHYLGGVRAAARYTRKHGHRPKNDYGSSLFAVSVSDGLQWAASTGALVAAFPRYHPRWAWWLTAVPGLREFTVSNLVLVLRPS